The sequence GGAGGAGTCATTGATGAGGTTTTGTCTGTGACCTACTATGACAATTATGAGTTCAAGACACTAACGAATTTATCAACAGCAAACTATGTCAGACCATCAGAATTTGAAGGAGCAAATGTAGATGCCTTTCATATTCTTCCAGTCTATAATTCAAAGATCAAAGGGCTGGTCACAGGAACAAAAACCAAAGTGCTTGATACCGATGACTATCTAACAACCATCACGTTCTATGATGATAAGTATAGAGCCATTCAAGTGGTTAGTGAAAATTATGTCAACGGTATCGACATCATAAGTAATCAGTATGATTTCACGGGGAGTATTCGAGAAATAAAATCGGAACATTCAGAAGCAGCTAATAGCCATACTATATTGATAGAATATGAATATGATCATGCGAATAGGCTACTTCAATGCTTTCACACACACAATAATGGTGATCGTATCGAACTTTATTCCAACGAGTACAATCAGCTTGGAGAACTAATAACCAAAAACCTGCACTACTCAGAAACTGATGCTGCATATATGCAGCAAGTAGATTATGAGTATAACATCAGAGGTTGGTTAAGAAGCATCAATAAAGCCTCATTATCTAATTCACCTGAAGAATTAGGCCCAACAGACTTATTCAGTCTTGAGCTGATTTATAATACGCCAATTCCATCTCTACCTAACAACTAATCTATGCTCTCACAGAAAACTAAGGTATTATTTGCTTCATTTATTATTTGTTTAAGCTTTACAAACCTATTCTCTCAAGGATTTGAAGATGAAGATGGAAACCCCATAGATCCTGATGATCCAATTGGTGTTCCGATAGGTGGTGGTGGAAATTGTAATCTAAGAGCTGGGAGTCTGTCTGGTACCCAGACGATTTGCTATGGAGGGAATCCTTCAACAATCAATGGCTCTTCTGCTAGTGGAAGCTCCTCCTATAGCTATCAATGGCAAATAAGATCTCTTGGAGGAAGTTGGTCCAGTATTTCCGGGGCTACCGGGAGGTCCTATAATCCACCGGTTCTCACTTCTACCAAAGAGTATCGTAGGCGAGTTAAAGCATGTAATAAAACAAAATATACAGGTTCGATCCGAATTACAGTTCGTTCATCATTAAGTGCTGGATCAATTGGAAATGCTCAAACGGTATGTTATAACGGAAACCCATCAACCCTGTCGAATGCATTCTCGGCATCTGGAGGTAATAGCATTCATTCTTACCAGTGGCAGCAACGTTCCTTAGGAGGCAGCTGGGGTAATATTTCAGGGGCAACCGGCACCACCTATAACCCTCCTAACCTCACATCAACAAGAGAGTATCGAAGAAGGGTAGTTTCATGCAGCCAAACAAAGTATTCCAATACGGTAAGAGTCACCGTAAGGTCGGCTCTTAACGCCGGAAGTATCAGCAATGCACAAACAGTATGTTATAATGGGAATCCCTCCACCCTGTCAAATGCATCCTCTGCTTCTGGAGGTAATAGCAGTTATTCCTATCAATGGCAACATCGTTCTCTTGGTGGCAGTTGGAGCAATCTTTCAGGAGCAACAAGTACCACTTATAATCCGCCTGTCCTCACTTCATCGAAAGAGTATCGCAGGAGAGTCGTGTCATGTGGTCAAACAAAGTATACCAATACAGTGAGGGTAACAGTAAGATCATCTCTGAACGCTGGAAGTATCGGAAACGCTCAGACAGTTTGTTATAATGAGAACCCTTCTACCCTATCGAATGCATCTTCACCTACCGGTGGGAACGGTAGCTACGCTTATCAATGGCAACAACGCTCTCCGGGTGGTAGTTGGAGCAATCTTTCCGGAGCAACCGGATCTGCCTATGATCCGCCTAACTTGACTTCATCAAAGGAGTATCGACGAAGAGTTGTTTCATGTAGTCAAACAAAGTACTCTACCAGCATTACCGTAACAGTTAGATCCTCCCTAAGTCCTGGAAGCATTGGCAATGCTCAAACCATATGCTACAACGGTGATCCCTCTGCGCTATCAAATGTATCCTCCCCCTCAGGTGGTAATGGAAGTCACTCGTATCAATGGCAGCAGCGATCCCCAGGCGGTAGCTGGAGTAATATTTCAGGAGCGACCAGCACAACCTATAATCCTTCAGGTCATACCTCATCAAAGGAGTACCGACGAAGAGTAAGTTCGTGCAATCAAACAGTTTATTCGAATACTGTAAGCATTAGTATAAGCATTCCAAATACACCTACACCTCCGTCCATATCACCCAATATCTGTGGTCCAAAGACGCTTACGAGAGCGAATCCTCCATCCGGAGAAACCTGGTACTGGCAGACTATAGAAGATGGAGAAGATACCTCGAATTCCGAACATGAGTATCAAGTAGGAACTCCGGGGTCATATTATCTTCGATCAGTCTCCAATGGTGGTTGCTGGGGACCAAGTGTAGAAGTATCCGTCACGTTAGATGCTGTACCTGATAGTCCATCCATTTTACCAATTAGTTATTCACTTGATGGAGCCCTGCTACAAGCAGGTACGGCTCCAGCGAATGAGACGTGGTACTGGCAAACTACAGAAAGTGGCACAGATGAAACGAATCCTGATTCCTACATTGCCACCTCAGCCGGAACGTACTATATAAGAAGTAAAAATGATAATGGCTGCTGGAGCGCTGCTTCCGCCATTACGCTTAGCGCTCATGAACCAACCAATGTCAGTCTGGAGAGCCTTTCCAGTGAATCCATGCTCATCCGCTGGTCAGGAGCTGGAAACGAGACCGGATTTAGTATCTACCGTGCCACAAGCCTGGATGGCACGTTTGCTGAAATTCATACCGCTGATGCTACAGATTCAGAATACATTGACAATGGATTATCTGTAGGCACGACCTATTTTTATCTTGTGATGTCTCTGGTAGGCACTGAAAAATCTATTGCAAGTAATGTGTTGGCTGAAACTACACCTGATGAATTTACCGGAGATGAAAACCAGGTGCACCAAGCCCTTTTCAATGGAAATATCTCTGCCATGCGATGGAAGGGAGCCAATGATGACGAAGAGAAGCTATATACCTATGGATACGACGGCCTCAATCGGTTAAAGAACGCCCAATATGCTGGTAAAGTGGCCAATACCTATCAAAAAGATAAAGGTTTTTTTTCTGTTCCCAATATTGACTATGACTTAAATGGTAATATCACGAGTCTTACACGTCAGGGAATCAATGAATCAATGAATAAAGACATCATTGATGAGCTTTCCTATACATATGGTGTGGGTGGAAGTAACCAATTAAAAAGTGTAACTGATGCAAAGGGAGTCGCTGGTTTCAAGGATGGAAATACCTCTGACGATGACTATCGTCATGATGAGAATGGAAACATGATTCAAGACCTGAATAAAGGAATCACCAATATCGAATATAATTATCTGAATTTACCAAGCAAGGTCATTTTCGATTCCGAAAATTATATTACATATATCTACGACGCTTCAGGTATCAAGCTTCAACAAAAAGTGTTCAAGAATGGAACACTTAGTAAAACAACGGATTATTCCGGGCAATACATCTACGAAACCGAAGGAACAGAAGCAACACGGAAACTCCAGTTAATTCAGCATGAAGAAGGCCGAATTGTCCCCGTATTTGCGAGTGGTAGCAAAGCAATCTCTGGCTATGACTACCAATATCACCTTAAAGATCACCTCGGTAACGTCAGAGCCACCTTCTCAACCACTCCTGAAAATTATACGATGATAGAAACCTTTGAAACCGGTGAAGAGAATGGTTGGCAGGACTTAAACAGGCATACTAATCAGCAAGCCAATACTACCAGCTATGAGGATGGAACAACCGGTGATGAAGTACAACTTCTCCAAAGCGGACAGACGGGGGCTTTGGTATTTATTGGACTAAATAAGAGCGATACGATCAATCTCTCGGTGAATGCCAATTATGAGGTAGCACCAAGTGACAACAATTTTGCAGGAACGGTATATTCATCTCTTTTTGGTTCGTACAACGGCTCCATTGGAGATGGTGAAGCTGGAAGTGCCGTGGCAAACGAATTCAATGATGCTCTAAGTGGTGCTGATATGGCTGGTAAAGGAGATGCTAATGAAGCTCCAAGAACTTTCCTGAATTACATTTTCTTCGATAAGCAGATGAACTATATCAAAGCGGGCTTCAAGCAAATATCAACAGCCGCATTGGGAGCAGGAACTCATGAAACGATCAGCATCAATGACATCATAGCAGATCAGGAGGGCTATATCTTAGCATATCTATCAAACGAAAACCAAGAAGCCGTAAACGTCCATTTCGATGATTTTACGGTTTATCATGGGAAAACGAATGTGGTGAGCACACAGGATTACTATCCATTTGGTTTGGCTTTTAATGAAAGTGTGAGGACTGCATCAGAGCCTCAGAAGTATCTGTATAATGGTAAGGAATTACAAGAGGAAACAGGGTGGCTAGATTATGGAGCAAGGATGTATCACTCAGAGATTGGTAGGTTTTTTGTTCAAGATAGATTTTCTGAGAAGTACATGAACTTGAATCCTTATCAGTACGCAGCGAATAATCCTATATCCAATATTGACATAAATGGGGATTCAATAATTACAGTCAATATTCAAGATCAAACTGGATTTGTTCATGGTCAAAACAGAGTTTACATCGATCATACCGAGTTGGAAAATCTCACGCAGATTTTACATTTTGCAGCAGCAACAGAAACACATATACACATTAATAGCTCGTTCCGTACAAATAAGAGACAGCAAGAGTTGAATGGTGAAGATTCGGATGCAATAACTCCAGCTCCTGCAGGTAATAGTCCACATAATGCTGGTGTAGCCTTAGACTTTAATGTTTACAATGATAACGATCCCTCTAAGGGGTTAATGGGTCAAAATGCTAACCTAACGGATAGTAACCCATTTATTGATGCTTTAAAGAATGATAGTTGGTCACCTAATTGGAGATGGGGTGGAGATTTTAGCACTCCTGATCGTATACATATTGATAATAGACCAGATGAAGTAACTTTTGCTGCAATGAGGGATGCAAACCAGCAGCAGATGAATGGAAATGTTGAAAGTGCTGTAAATGAATCTTACATCTCAAGAGTAGAAAATATGAATATTGGAGGTACAAGAAGATCACAAAAGAAGCTAAGTAGAATAGGCTTAAGAAGTGCTTGGCGTGGACTTAAGAATGCTTTTAAATAGACAGATAAGATGAAATTGATAATAACTACATTAATAGCTATTGCTTTAAATCAGTTGCAGACTTCTGATGCTAATCAATCAGAAGCAGATCAAACTATTTTACTAGCAGATAGCCTTCTTAAGAAGAAAGAAAATCTTAGAGTTTTTGTTAAAATATCTAATAAAGAACCTTTGGAGGAAGTTCTTGATTTTAATGAATGGCCATCTAACATAGAAATAGTATACAATCTTATCACTAATAAAGATTGTCCTATTTTATTCGTTGAAACACCGATTAGTGAATCGGGAGACTCCAGAATAGAAAATAGATATTATTTTGATCAAGAAGGGGTTACGATTGCCACTAAAACAAGAAGGTCATTCTTCAATAGTGTGTGTGTAGATGGAGTTCTTAGAGAAACAGTAACAACGTATTTTGATAACTCATTTAACGAGATTAAGTCAAATCGTTTTTTGAGAGATAAATCAGGCAATACTATAAATACATCAGATTGTGTGATGAATTACACTGATTATTTTAATAGATATAGGAAGTTCAATGATACGCCTCTGGCTACTCGTATTGATTAATACAGATTAATGAATAGAAACTAAACATGAGCCCTCCCAGAGATGTGAGGGCTTTTTAGTTCTTAGGCTTTGGTGGTCTAATTGGCACTTCAGCAGGGCTGCCACCTGGTTTAGGTTTAGGG is a genomic window of Marinobacter alexandrii containing:
- a CDS encoding RHS repeat-associated core domain-containing protein, encoding MLSQKTKVLFASFIICLSFTNLFSQGFEDEDGNPIDPDDPIGVPIGGGGNCNLRAGSLSGTQTICYGGNPSTINGSSASGSSSYSYQWQIRSLGGSWSSISGATGRSYNPPVLTSTKEYRRRVKACNKTKYTGSIRITVRSSLSAGSIGNAQTVCYNGNPSTLSNAFSASGGNSIHSYQWQQRSLGGSWGNISGATGTTYNPPNLTSTREYRRRVVSCSQTKYSNTVRVTVRSALNAGSISNAQTVCYNGNPSTLSNASSASGGNSSYSYQWQHRSLGGSWSNLSGATSTTYNPPVLTSSKEYRRRVVSCGQTKYTNTVRVTVRSSLNAGSIGNAQTVCYNENPSTLSNASSPTGGNGSYAYQWQQRSPGGSWSNLSGATGSAYDPPNLTSSKEYRRRVVSCSQTKYSTSITVTVRSSLSPGSIGNAQTICYNGDPSALSNVSSPSGGNGSHSYQWQQRSPGGSWSNISGATSTTYNPSGHTSSKEYRRRVSSCNQTVYSNTVSISISIPNTPTPPSISPNICGPKTLTRANPPSGETWYWQTIEDGEDTSNSEHEYQVGTPGSYYLRSVSNGGCWGPSVEVSVTLDAVPDSPSILPISYSLDGALLQAGTAPANETWYWQTTESGTDETNPDSYIATSAGTYYIRSKNDNGCWSAASAITLSAHEPTNVSLESLSSESMLIRWSGAGNETGFSIYRATSLDGTFAEIHTADATDSEYIDNGLSVGTTYFYLVMSLVGTEKSIASNVLAETTPDEFTGDENQVHQALFNGNISAMRWKGANDDEEKLYTYGYDGLNRLKNAQYAGKVANTYQKDKGFFSVPNIDYDLNGNITSLTRQGINESMNKDIIDELSYTYGVGGSNQLKSVTDAKGVAGFKDGNTSDDDYRHDENGNMIQDLNKGITNIEYNYLNLPSKVIFDSENYITYIYDASGIKLQQKVFKNGTLSKTTDYSGQYIYETEGTEATRKLQLIQHEEGRIVPVFASGSKAISGYDYQYHLKDHLGNVRATFSTTPENYTMIETFETGEENGWQDLNRHTNQQANTTSYEDGTTGDEVQLLQSGQTGALVFIGLNKSDTINLSVNANYEVAPSDNNFAGTVYSSLFGSYNGSIGDGEAGSAVANEFNDALSGADMAGKGDANEAPRTFLNYIFFDKQMNYIKAGFKQISTAALGAGTHETISINDIIADQEGYILAYLSNENQEAVNVHFDDFTVYHGKTNVVSTQDYYPFGLAFNESVRTASEPQKYLYNGKELQEETGWLDYGARMYHSEIGRFFVQDRFSEKYMNLNPYQYAANNPISNIDINGDSIITVNIQDQTGFVHGQNRVYIDHTELENLTQILHFAAATETHIHINSSFRTNKRQQELNGEDSDAITPAPAGNSPHNAGVALDFNVYNDNDPSKGLMGQNANLTDSNPFIDALKNDSWSPNWRWGGDFSTPDRIHIDNRPDEVTFAAMRDANQQQMNGNVESAVNESYISRVENMNIGGTRRSQKKLSRIGLRSAWRGLKNAFK